A genomic stretch from Carboxydocella sporoproducens DSM 16521 includes:
- a CDS encoding cell division protein SepF: MAKIMDKVMGMIGLADEEEELLEEQDEFMEEREEQFRRGKKAPVVALPQQKGMKVVVIEPRAFDEVQSIADNLKNRRSVVVNLEKTDPSVAQRIVDFVSGTVYALGGSLQKVGTGIYLFVPNGVDISSMLDSRDEQRDRGIFTWVK; the protein is encoded by the coding sequence TAAGGTAATGGGTATGATCGGTCTGGCCGATGAGGAAGAAGAACTGCTGGAAGAACAGGATGAGTTCATGGAAGAACGGGAAGAGCAGTTTCGTCGGGGCAAAAAGGCGCCTGTGGTAGCCCTGCCGCAGCAAAAAGGCATGAAAGTGGTAGTAATTGAACCGCGCGCCTTTGATGAAGTCCAGTCCATTGCCGATAATCTGAAAAACCGTCGCAGTGTAGTGGTAAACCTGGAAAAAACCGATCCCAGTGTGGCCCAGCGCATTGTAGATTTTGTTTCCGGCACAGTTTATGCTCTGGGTGGCAGTCTGCAAAAGGTTGGCACCGGTATTTATCTTTTCGTTCCCAATGGAGTGGACATTTCCTCCATGCTGGACAGCCGGGATGAGCAGCGGGATCGAGGCATTTTTACCTGGGTGAAGTAA